The Ciconia boyciana chromosome 7, ASM3463844v1, whole genome shotgun sequence region CATGAAGACGCAGCCATAAAGCCATGAATGGCAGGTGCTTCCAGGACAGGCAGACTTCCCAAGACTATTTTTACCCGACCAGGTTTTGAGTTATGAGTGGAGCGTTAGGTGCTGGCACAATGCTACAACCCTCCTCTTTCGGAGGCAAGCCAACGCTGtaggagaaactgaaaaaaggacagaaaaaggcTGAAGGAGCCAAATCTGGAGAGAACTCCATCTCCAGCTTCTGCGGTGCGTCTCTTCCATATATTCCTGTTATTACACATTGATCAGCATTTCTATGTGTATCCTGGAGAACTGTTCTTAATTAAATGGGACAAACCAAAGAATAATTAAGCAAGTATCACTTACTTTCTATCTGTGAGTGGAGATCATTGACTATCACTTGTAGCTGCCCGATAGTCATGTCTCTTAGATCAGTGGGTTTTAAACTTCTCTTCATCAGGCATTCACTTATATGAGGCATATGTggcagctgaaaagaaattttcagttttttactgttttcttcaaattacTTGTATTcctgaacagcagcagtttgcatTGCAGGCATCCCCCTCTCACAAGCCTGCATCAAGGACCGCCACTGAAAGTACCAAAACGAGCTGAAACATCTACGCAACGTTTGACCCAAGTCTTCAGATCTACCAGCATCAGTGGCAGATTGACGCAAGGGGAGGCGGCGGCTATGGAGAGTAGCGTTGTACCAAGGCAGGAATGCTCCAGCTCGGGATGAGACGGGCTGAGCAGACTACGCCTTAAGGATGAGCGTGCATCATGTTGTTGCCAGCCTCAAGGCAGTAACCACCTTCACACTTCATCATCTCATTCCCTGCATCCATCCCGCTCCCGCAATGCCCCGCTAAGACAACCCGTGTTGACCCTCCAACTCCTGATAGCCGGTCCCTATCTCCACTGCTCCTCTGCACGTCTACAAGCACCGTGCGCAAGCACTGCTGGCCACTGTATGCGTCTCgacaagcaaaagcaaactgcaaaagGGTTGCTGTTACCCCCTCGCGCCGTCCCACGGCCCCCACTTACAAGATCTGCTACCGGCGATTTcttcctgttctgcttttccacCTCGACCTGCATTTTGGCCATGGGCTTTGCCATAGCCAAGGCCATTTTGGCTTCAGCTTGGAGTTTCTTTTGCCTGGTGAGGAAGTCCATGTCGTCGAGGGACTCCGATTCTTCCTCCGTCGTGTCTCTGTCAGAGTAGGACGAGCTCTGCTTGCTCTAGGGAAGCAGACACGCAGCCGTTACAGCACTGCTGCCCCAACCGTGCCACAGCAAAGAAGTTTGCTGTTAACTTAACATATCTTTGTACACTTACAAGTGGTataatttctacagaaaaggtgaagagcacagatttttttttaattttaacccACAAGgttatctttaaaaatcagagtaaTTCCCAGATAAGCCCCCTTGACTTTAATAGCAACTTGAGCACTTCAAATGGACAGAGGAGCCAACCAGATAAAGAGGGACAGACTGGTTAAGCTGGAGGAAAACATCTGGGGCAAGGATGTTCTgttcacaaaggaaaagagaggagaggaaagctgGTGGGAGCTGATACGGTGTCATATCCATTACTGCCCTGATAATTATCAGAtctaaaaagaaagggaggaaggaaggaaaggaaggaaggaggaacaCCTTCACACGAAGGCATCTGCTCTacagcagctctgtgcaagCCAGGGGGCAATTTGCTCTCTGCCCCTCAgcatcttgcatttcttttactgATGGCTGAAGACGCTGCTCCGGGGTTTAGCGTTGCTGTTTTAACAGGAGCAGCTCTTCATCAGCTTCCGTTATGGATGGCCTCACGGTGTCCATGCTCCAGACTCTCTGCGGGATGGATTCTTGGACCTACCATGGGCGACAACGGCGTGTCCAGGCTAGTTTCTGTCTTGCTGTCGTCGGCGTCGCTGTCCTTGTCGCTGCCGCTGTCGTTCACGAAGCAAATCTGCAGGTTCATCCCACTTTGTAGTCTGCGGGGGCAAAGGGAGAGGTGACACCGCAGCCCCCTCGCGCCGGCTCTCCCCGCCGCGCCGACGGGTTGCACGGGCAAGATGCTGGAGCACCGTCAGCAGCGAGTCGTTCACCTTTTGAGAGGATGCTGTTGTCCTGCTGTTGTATTGGCCTCAGGAAAATACAaccattttcacttttttccaacAAGATGGGCGTCCCCCACCCAAAAGCCGAGCCAGGACCCCCAGCCTGTGGCGGCAGGACGCGGGCAAGCTCCCgctgctgcccagcgctgccaTTTCTGAGCGGCAGTTCAATGTGGGACTGGAAACGCAGCGGCACGGTAACGATAATGCTTCTACCACCATCTATTGATGAACTTCAGAACTGCTGAGAGACTGCAGGGCTTTTGTCATCACGGGTGGCTATATTACTAcattaagtaaaatattatatataaagtatatataaaatctattaattatattcataaataaaatagagaaaatgtattttgtatataaatatataaataatatataaaaatattattctattATAGAAAATAATGTGTTAATGATTGAAACCATTCAGAAGGGTAATAAGCCCGTTTGTGGCCAAGAGGCACTACTGTACCCCAAGAGAttattactgtgttttctgGACCCTCTGCTCCATTGCCTGATTCAGACAGGTTAAGACCACCCAAATTCACCTCCCCGGGAATGACTTTCTCCGGACGCAGAGGCTCAGCGCAGGGGCAGCCCAGTGCAGGTTAAGAGAGGGAAAAGCACTTCTAGAGCCGAGAGCACCCCGGCTTTCGCTCGCACAACAGTTATCCCCCAAGGCCACTGCAGAGCAGGTCATCAGCCGGGTAACACACGTTCTACCGGCGTTGGCCGATGCCCATGGACGAGCGTGGCCCGTGGTGGACCCCACAGCTCCCTCTGCTCAGGCCAGCCTCCGAGAGCAAACACAGGAATGGATTTTTTGGACAAGAGGGCATCTGTGACATCCCCGGCTGATGCTCGCATTGCGGAGCAGCTCCGCAGCCACCAGCCGTGCTCACGCGCCCCAGGCTCTCCAGGACAATTCACTCACCTGACACCAGGGTCAGGCCCGTTCGCCTCCTACAAAATCTGCTCAGGCTTTGCTCATCTTCCCAATTCATGAAAAATTAACCCCAGATACTAGAGGTTTCTGGGGTCACCTCTATCAGCCTTCTCGGTGCATCATACTCCATCACTACTTGCTGAAGATGGGGCAAGCCCCCACACACGTTCTGCTGCCTCTTAGTCCTCGTTCCCAACGGGGGGACTTATATCAGTACTTACAGACAGCAAactcttcttttccatttattttagtgGAAATTCTTATTCACTATTACCATAAAATAGATACCATTAATGATTGAAATgttttaccatgagggtggtgaaacgctggcccaggttgcccagagaggtggtagatgccccatccctggaaacattcaaggtcaggttggacggggctctgagcaacctgatctcattgaagatgtccctgctcttgcaggggggttggagtTGATGGCCTTgaaagatcccttccaacccaaaccattttctctttctgttctgtaattCTGCACAAGCTTTTGAGCCATGGTGGACAAACACGGGTACCCAGGCCGGGGAGCAGGATGCACCCTTGGCTCAGCTTCAAATTGCATCGCGCAGAAAGGGCAGAGCAAGTGCAAAACGTGGGTCTCCGACTCACGCGCCCTTTGACAGCATGACCCCAGCGCCTGAAACCCAGCAATTTATGctcttttatttcatatgcAAGCACAAAAATGAGAGCAATGGTCCCACAAAGGTTCCTGTAGGTCCTGTAACAGGCAGCGTGCAATACTAATGCTGGACTATAAATATTAACGAAACGCCAAAGCGTTCAGGTACAGCTGGTCATTTCTCGTGGCACAGCTGCCAAACCCTGCCGCGCAGCATTAATTAGGCCCGCGCTATAATTACAAGACAGTGGCTCCAGGTTTAGCTGTAACTACACAgagcaaaactgttttccctttcaaatgACTTGAGGTTCAATTTAATTTCACAATTGTACTTCTCTGGTGTAATAACAGTATTCCTCCTGGTTTTATGCCTCTctaagacttttttcttctcccacacCATGGCAACAGGTAGATCTTCACTCCCAATGTGGGAGGCGTTCGATGCTTTCCAAAGTGCCACGGGTTACTCCCAGCAGCTGCATACATAAACAAGCCTTTCTGGAGTATATTTGAcgtagaaattttaaaaatcagagtaagTGAGGTATCCGAGCTATGCAatgtcccagccccagggatggaGCCGTGTCCAGAGCCTGTGCGGAGCACGTGGCCGTGGCGGGGAGGTAGGGAGCCACGTTAAAgctcattttttccattctctggTGCTTTCTGTGTGCGAGATTAATTGCAGCCCTGACTGCTCTCCACTGCCCTGCTGTCACCAGGGCTAGCTATCAGCATCCGATCTGCTTCCAAGGGGCTGCCACCTCCCGAGCCACTAAGGGAAGATATATTTTCACAAACCGGTGGTTTTTCACCGACCATCACCAGGCTGCCTGAGCCAGGACTGGTGGGACCATCCTCGAGCCCTGCCCTGCTTCGGACATGCACGTCTGGCATTAAACCAGGCATTCAGACATCAAAATTCTCAGTATTTTGCAACTCAATATAAAGAactcctggaaaacaaaattagtcAACTATTTTCATGACAATAACTCCACTTGTCCGTTCATGATACTTCCACCACCGTTCTTGGTCGGCCCAAGTCCAAAGGCAACGCTCAGTTCAGGACAGATCCTGAATGAAAACCTGAAGGAAGCCTAACTCAAGAAAATTCAGCTCATTTGCTTTACCCTCTGAGCATCCAAATATCTATTCTATACAGTTTTAACCTAATATTTTAGCATATTACCCACAATTATTTACATAACAGACACCAATTGCGTTTGGAGCATAAGATGTTGTtctaaaacaaggaaaattcaAGAATATGGCTGCAAGTAAAAACTGAGGGATCCTTGGAAGGGAAGGGTCTCAGGACATCCCACTGGAGGCATCTCACACTTCTCAGCCTCCAAAGAGGTTCTGGGCCACGAGGCTGCCTGGCTTACCGGGAGGAGAGGCTCGGCTTGCCGCTCTTGCTGCAGCTGGTGTAAAGTCCCGGGCCATCGTCGAAGAAACTGCCCAGAGCCAACTTCTGCCTGATGGACTCACGCTCATTCTTCTGGGCCTGAAAGGGAAGGGCGACGAGAAAAGGATGAAGCTGCCGGTCATGCCAGCGCGCAGGAAGGAGAGCtgtcccaccagccccaccgCCACACTCGTGATGCCCGGCATGCCCCAAGCTGTCTCCCACGCTTGGGTGGACCACACGGCCCATCCCAACAGGGAAGCCCATCTGCATCTCTCTTCTCTCCACATATTGACAGATAGATATCTAAATAGCCACACATCTGATGTGTACATCTGATATATACCTAATATATACATTGATATCGGTATCTATATGCATATGCATCCACCAAGACCGCACTCGCACCATTAGAATCTtccacttccctgagcagcctccaAAACTACACAATCCTTCTGCCAGCCTACTTAGAGATGTATTTTTAACCATCGCCATCAAATTAtccacagttttaaaaacatattttaaataagggCAAGCTACAAAGCGATTTGAAATTAATCACCGATCAATGATTATGGAGATGACTGTAATCAATGCGCTATAAATGAAAATCACAGATCTGGATTCAAAATTAGTACCAGTACTATCCCGGTGTCTGTCACTAATGGATTATGTGCCAACGCTGACAACAAATTCATACAAAGTGGCAAGTTATTGATAGAAGGAACATTTTGAAGCCCTCAAAcgtttcattttaaaataacacataaTACCCGATCAAGAATACACAACAAAAGAAACCATAGCAGGCAAGCACGGGCTGCTTCCACGGTGTTAATTAGTATAACTGTGCTTCCCATATTTTACCTGCctaactaaaaataaagcaacttttttttgaTAGAAGGAAGTGAGATATAACAAAATACTAATTATTACCTTAAAAAGGCTAATAATCTAATTCCAACTCCAGCGCTGACTACATACATTACATTATCACACTGCCCATTATATTGTCAATCCCTTACCAAAATACATACTTCATTTGTAAACTAACTCCTTTCatttaagatatttaaaatattaaaaataacccCCATGGCATCAAGTGGTATCGAGTTTTTGGGTTCAGCTCCCAGTTTCTGAAATCCTACCCGGACTGCCCAGCTAGgtttttctactttgttttttcaggtttCAATAACTGATGCCTCAATCACATGGTGGCAGTTagatttagaagaaaaaatagccaGCCGTAAAAAATAGGTAAAAATGAGcgagaaatatttttttaatggactgaAAGCAGAGACAGGGTTGCCCGTGCCGGTTCCTCGTGCTGCCCATCTCAGGATGCACGTGGGTGCCTGTCCTGTGAGTGCCAGCTGCATCCTCAGCGCATCAATATTTCATGAAGCCACGGATACTTAGCCTCCCATTTTTCCTACTCAGATGATCCTCTCCCACATTTTCCTATCCTCTGCAGATTTTCCCTGTGTTCCGACAGAAATCAGGAGCCCAAAGCGcatctccacctcctcctgcccggCCAGGCCAGCACATCCCACCCTCTGcaccagctccctcccagcatACCCACCTTCTCCGTCCGTGCCGAAAACTACTCTTCTTGGCATTAAAATACACGTAAATACAGGCAGGCTTTCACATATTTACCCCTTTCAGATAGGGCTGTCTCTCCAGatcttctttaatttttgctCCATTTCCAAGACGGCAACTGCTCCCAGTTTGACATCTGTACATTTAATCAATGTACAATTTGTTTTCTCCAGCAGGTCATTACTGAGGATACTAAATAACACTGCTCCCCCAGGACTGAGCTCAGACTATCCCATTTTATAAACCAGACACAGGCTAATGACCATAAAGAAATCAAGAGTCCTATTTGTTGTTATTATAAAATAGGGAACAGTTACTAAGAAATATAATATACCTAAGGGAACTGGACTTTAGGCTTTAGATAAATGACCCAACAGCTGCAGTATACATCCTGAGTTGGGTATTGAAAACTATAAATTGAGAAGGATAATTGCAAGTGGTTTTTTGACTATCAAATATACTTACTTGgtatagaaaaaataatggatCAAATACTCAAAATGCAAAGGTACTagcaagaaaaacacaaacccatGCTGTTTAAATGGGTATTTTCACAGAGAATCAAAAAACgtatgtatttctgaaagagGGGTCTGGCGTAGAGCTGAAGTCGGGTTCAGACaactattttaaacaaaaggctgctttttatttttaaggcaaaccAGTTTTGGGCGGATGTTTTCCTTCTTACCGTTGACCTTCCAATTCGGAAGGTCTGCAGCTACCTTTGTTTAAGTACACGAATAAAAACACAATGTCAGATTACGGCTGTGACTGCCTACACGTAAAACGCTTTTACACAACCGTTCCAGTAAAGGCGAAGTGCCAGGAAAGGCTCAGCCCGCTGtttcccagccccactgcccGCTGTAATTATTGCTGCTTATAAACCCATTGCAATCACCTCCCCGGTGCTTGCAGATTATACACAACCATTTGTGCTCTTTGCCACC contains the following coding sequences:
- the SCHIP1 gene encoding schwannomin-interacting protein 1 isoform X2; the protein is MVHQENCSYQAQKNERESIRQKLALGSFFDDGPGLYTSCSKSGKPSLSSRLQSGMNLQICFVNDSGSDKDSDADDSKTETSLDTPLSPMSKQSSSYSDRDTTEEESESLDDMDFLTRQKKLQAEAKMALAMAKPMAKMQVEVEKQNRKKSPVADLLPHMPHISECLMKRSLKPTDLRDMTIGQLQVIVNDLHSQIESLNEELVQLLLIRDELHTEQDAMLVDIEDLTRHAESQQKHMAEKMPAK